The window CCTGCTCCTGAGCATCATCTATCACATAGCCGTGGGGCCGATCGCCTTGGTAGCACGCCTATTACGCCGGGACTTCCTAGGGTTGCGGGCCAGGCCGGGGGAATCTTACGCGGCCGAGCTGGGGCCGTTGTCGACGACTCCGGAGCGGGCCCACCGGCAGTTTTGACCTGTACGGCCCCGTCGGACGCACGGGAACAGGGCTGGGGCAAGTCCTTGGTGAAGATTTTTCTTGTGTTTCCGACGCCGTTGTAGTGGAAACGTATGTATGCCCCAGGCGCGGGGGAGATTTTCGGAGGGCAAAAATGGGCAAAGTCCGTACTGTGGGACGTCTGTCGAAAGAGCTGTTCCAGTTCATGAAGGAAGACAAGCTCTGGTGGATGTCGCCGATTCTGGTGCTGCTCTTGATCGTGGGATCGCTGTTGATCGTCGTGCAGGGATCGGCGCTGGCGCCGTTGATCTACGCGATGTTCTAGCGTTGCCGCTGAGGTCGATCTGACGGGGGCGGGTGCCCACCGGCACTCCCGCCCCCCGGGGTCTTCACTCTCACAATCCGCGTCGGGGCCTGCGACCGACGGGAAGCGGTCAGGACACCATGCAGGCATATGCTCGAGTTCCCGATCAGGACCTGACACTGGCGCAAGCCGGCGCAGCAGGGGAAAACGCATCCCGCTTCGAGCGGAAGATCACGCCCCTCGGCGAGGTGGCCAAACACGCTCTCGACTTCGTGCTGGTGCTAATCGGGGTCACGCTGCTGCTGCCGGTGTTTGCTGCGGTTGCGGCGCTGATCAAGCTGGATTCGCGCGGGCCGGTGTTCTTCCGGCAGCGCCGCGCGGGTCGCAACGGCACGTTCTTCCGGATCTACAAGTTCCGCACCATGGTCGACGGGGCATACATGATGGGCTCGCGCCTGACGACCAAGCGCGACCCGCGGATCACCCGCGTCGGTCAGTACCTCCGCTGGACCAAGCTCGACGAGCTCCCGCAGTTGTTGAACGTCCTGCGCGGGGAGATGAGCCTGATTGGTCCACGACCCGAAGATCCTCACTTCGTCGAGTTCTACACGCCCATGCAGCGCAACGTCTTGTTGGCGCGACCCGGCCTGGTCGGTCCGAGCCAGATCATGGGCCGCGACGAGACCGAGGACTACCCGGACGGCCTGCGCGACACCGAGCGCTATTACGTCGAACGCATCTTGCCGGATAAGCTGGAGCGCGACCTGGAGTATGTGCGCACAGGGACATTCTGGGGCGACATATGGTTGTTGTTGCACGGTTTGTGGGCGACCGTATTCGGCGCGTTCCGACTCGAGTATCTGTGGCGTCGTCGCCGACGCTTCGCCCTGATGGCGGCCGACCTTGTGTTCTGCATGGCGGCTTACGTCATTGGGCTGCTGATTCGCTTCGACTGGGGGATGCCGGAGGCCGTCTGGACGTGGCAGGCGCTGGCGCTGACGGCGGTGGTGATGCCGCCCACACTGGCTTACTTCGGCGCGTATCAGGGTATCCTTTCCTACTTTGGCCTGTGGGACCTGCTGCAGCTTGCCAAGGGCGTTACGGCAGGTGTCGTCGCGGTCGCGGCCTTTACCTACCTGACCGGCATGCAGCAGCACCCGCGGTCGGTGTTCGTCATCTATTGGGCGGTGATGTTCCTGATGCTCGGCGGTCTGCGCTTCGTGCTGCGGCTGCGGGCGCGGGGTCGCGTGCGGGCGCACGCGCGTCGGCGCAAGGCGATAGTGGTCGGTGCCGGGACGGGTGGTGAGCATCTGCTGCGCGCGCTGATCGGCGATCCGGCGGCAGAGTATGACGTAACGGCGTGCATCGACGATTCGCCGGAACGTTGGGGCTCTCGCATTCACGGCGTCAAGGTGCTCGGTGGGCCTGCCGAACTGCGGCTGGCACTGTCGGCCAACGGAGTTCAGGTCGTCTTCGTTTGTTTGTCGGACATCGATATGCCGGCGGCGCGCGAGATCGCGGAGATCTGCGCCGATTCGGGTGTGGACTGCCGGTTGTTGCCGGCGCTGAGCGAGCTGTTGAACACGGATAACTTTACGGTCGAACGACCCACGTTGCGCGCCCCGGGCGGCGAGGCGCGTTGTGAAGCGTAGGCGGCGGCCGGGCGGGAGCGAACGGTTCGTTGAAGGAGGATGCATGCGAGACGATCTCGTGTTGGTGACCGGGGGCGCGGGCTACATTGGGTCGCACCTGGTGCGAAAGCTGTTGCGGCAGGGATACCGAGTGCGAGTGCTCGACAAGTTTCTCTATGGCGAGCACGGGATTTCCGAGCTGCGTGGCGATCCTAACGTCGAGGTGCGCTACGGCGATATCTGCAACATCCGTGACGTCGTTCAGGCGGTCAACGGCGTGCGCGCCGTCGTTGCCCTGGCGGCTCTGGTTGGCGATGCCGCGTGCGACCTCGATCCGCGCGAGGCGCTGATGACCAACTTCGAGGCGACGCGATGTCTGCTCGAGAGCTCCCGCGAAGCCGGCGTGCAGCGCCTGGTGTTCGCTTCTTCATGTAGCGTTTACGGCGCCAACGGGAGCGAGTTGCTGCACGAAAACTCGCACCTCAACCCGGTCTCGCTGTATGCGCGCACGCGTATCATGTCCGAGGAAGTGCTGTTGCACGAGCACGGACCCGTCGAGATCGTGATCCTGCGTCTGTCGACGGTATGCGGGCTGTCGCCGCGGATGCGGTTCGACCTGATGGTCAACACGATCACGGCGCGGGCTATGGTGGAAGGGAAAGTGCGCATCGTGGGAGCCAACCAGTGGCGCCCGCACATTCACGTGCAGGATGCCGCCGAAGCCTTCCTGGCTTCGGTCGACGCACCATCGGAGGTGGCGGCCGGGGGCATATTCAATGTCGGGGCCGATCACCTGAACTTCACGGTCGGCGAGGTGGCTGCCAAGGTCGTCGAGCAGGTGCCGGGCACGGTCGTCGAGTATTTCGACCGCATCGAAGACCGGCGAAGCTATCGGGTGTGTTTCGATAACATCCGGGATCGGCTTGGTTTTCAACCGCTGCACACCGTCGATGATGCGATTCGCGAGGTGCGCACCGTGCTCGAAACCGGTGAGGTCGGCGATTACGGGGACGAGGTGTATCACAACGTCAAGCAGCTGCAGCGTAACAGCCGTCAGCAGACTCTCTCGGCCTGAGCCGGGGTACTCCCCACAGGCGTCGTTCCGTAACATGAGTGCTTCGCGCACCCTGCGTGTCGGTTTGGTCGGGTGTGGACGGATCGCGCACGTCCACGCTGGTTACTTGCGGCAGACGCCGCACGTGACCTTCGTGGGCGCGTGCGACACCAACCCCGAAAGCCGTGAGACGTTCACCGCCCGGTGGCAGGTGCCGACCTTTGCCGACATCGACGAAATGCTGAGCGCCGCCGCCCCCGACGCGGCGCACGTGGTTACTCCGCCGGCGTCGCATGTGGCGCTGGCGGTCAGACTGCTGGATGCCGGGCTGCACGTTCTCGTCGAGAAGCCGCTGGCATTGAGCGTGGTGGAAGTCGACCGCATGCTGGCGGCGGCGCAACGCCGGCAACGCGTGCTGACGGCCAATCATAATCGCTGGTTCGACCCCGTGGTCGCGGCGGCGCGCAACCTGCTCGACTCGGGGCGGTTGGGGGCTCTGGTCGGTGTGGACGTGTTTCAGGGCGCCGCCGCGGGCGAGGCCGACCCGGCTGCCGGGGCGCATTGGAGCCGAGCCCTGCCGGGCGGAATGCTGTACAACCTCGGTCCCCATCCGACTTATCTGCTGCGTAATTTCGTCGGCCCGGTACAGGAGATCCAGGTCCTCTCCGATGCCGACAGTGCAGGGCAGCTTCGTGAAGTGCGGGCCCTGGTGCGCGGCGCCGCCGCGGTCGGCTCCCTGACGATCTCTTTGCAGACTCAGCCGTTCATGAATCGGTTGACGCTGTACGGGACCGCGATGACGGCGGAGGTTAATCTCAACAACATGACGCTGTTGGTCCGTCGCACTCGCCGCACGCCGAAGCTGGTCGGCAAGGTACTGCCTAATCTCGACGAGGCGACGCAACTGGTGTGGGCGACCGTCGTCAACACGATCGAATTCCTGCGCGGCAGGCAACGGTACTATCCCGGGATGGGGTTGCACTTCCGTGCCCTGTACGAGGCGTTGGCCGCGGGGGGCGTCCCGCCGGTGAGTGCAAACGAGGCGCGCGAGGCGGTCTGGCTTATGGAGCAGATCTGGCAACGGGCGGGGGCCAGCGCCGGGGGGCCGGCAACGGAGGTGGCGGCGTGAAGGTGCTCGTGACCGGGGCTACCGGCTTTCTCGGCCGCAGTATCGTCGCCCGCCTGCAGCGGGAGGCCGTCGAGGTGCGTGCCCTGGTGCGGCCGGGCCGGGCAGGTTTGCCGCCCGACGTGGAACCGTGTCCGGGAGACCTCAAGGACGAGGCGTCGATCGCGACCGCGGTGCAGGGCGTCGATGCGGTCGTGCACGCCGGGGCCAAGGTGGATACGAGCGGCAAGTGGGAGGAATTTGCCGAGGTTAACATTCGGGGCACGCGACGGGTGATCAGCGCGGCGCGCGCCTCCGGTGTCGGCCGCATCGTCCACATCAGCTCGCTGAGCGTTTACGATGTCGATCGTGACGGCGTAACTATTACCGAAGATAGCCCTTACGAGAGTGAAGCCAACGCGCGCGGTCACTACAGCCGCTCGAAGCTCGCCGCCGATCGCCTGGCGCTAACCGAGGCCCGTGCCGGTGCGCCGGTCGTGGTGCTGAGGCCGGGTCTCCTCTACGGACCGGGCAAGCGCCCGCCGCTGGCGCGGCAGAGTTTCGCGGTGAAGGGCTGGAAACTGATCCTGGCGCGGCCGAATTATCCCCTGCCGATGTCCTACGTCGATAACACGGCGGATGCGGTCTGGTTGGCGCTGCACTGCCCCGACGCGATCGGGCAAGCCTTCACGATCGTGGACGAGAACATCCGGCAGAACGAATTGGTGTCGCTGTATCGGGCGGCGTCGGGAGAAGTCTGGCGCCCGGTTTTTCTCCCGGTCGGTACCGTTGCGCTTGCGGCCGGGGTCGCCGAACGCGGCTTACGCCTGGTGCGGCGCCGATCGCCGGTAACCTACCATCAGGTGCGGCGGGCCACCGACCGCGCCTGGTACGACTGCTCCCGTGCCGAGCAGGTGCTCGGCTGGCGTCCCGCGGTGCCCGTCCACGAAGGATTGCGCCGCACCTTCGAGTCGATCCGGACGTTGGCCAACGCGCCGGCAGCCGCGTAGCGCCGTTGGCGCCAGCGCGCGAAGGGAATGATCGCCCATGATCGGGATTCGTGACGTCGCCTGCTATCTCCCCGAGGGCACGTTGCACTCGGCAGACCTCCGCGCCCGACTGGGTTTCAAGCCGGGGTTTCTCGAAGACAAGGTGGGTGTCGAGATTCGCCGCATCTCGGCGCCGGACGAAAGTACCAGCGACATGGCGGTTCGGGCCTTCGAGCGGCTTCGGACGCGCTGTCCCGGGGAAGGCTTCGAGGACGTTGGGCTGCTGCTGTTCTGCACGCAGAATCCGGACTTCAAGATCCCCAATACCGCGAGCCTGGTGCAGCATCGGCTCGGGCTTCCTAAGTCGATGCTGGCCTTCGATATCGCGCTGGCTTGCTCGGGCTACGTGGCGTCGATCGTGACCGCCAAGGCCTTGATGACCGAACTCGGGGTCGACAAGGCGCTCGTCTTCACCGCCGACCCGTACAGCAAGATCATCGATCCAGAGGATCGTACGACGGTGGCGTTGTTCGGAGATGCAGCGACGGTAACGGTGGTGCAGCGCGGCGGCCGCCTGTCGATCTGCAAGAGCGCGTTCGGGAACGACGGCGGCAAGTACGACGCCTTGATAGTTCCGAACAGCGGTACGGCGAAGATAGACGGTGCCGCCGAGGTACTGCGGCTCGACGGCCGCAGTATCTACGAGCTGCTCAAGACCGAGGCCCCGCCGAACATCCGAGCCTGCGCGGCGATCAACGGTCTGACGCTCGAGGCAATCGACCTGTTCTTGTTCCATCAGGCGAGTGCGTGGCTCTTGCGGGGATTGCTCGAAGACCTGGGGCTGCCGGCGGAAAAGGTGCCCACAAACCTGCGGCTCATCGGCAACACGGTCTCGTCGTCGATCCCGTTGCTTCTCGACGAGGTAATGTACGGCGGTGGGCCGCTGCCCCGGACGATGCTCATGAGCGGGTTCGGAGCCGGCCTGGCATGGGCGTCCGTCGTGTTGCGAAGCTGAGTCGATGCGGCGGAACCTGGAGCAATCGAGCGCCGCGCCGGGCAGTCAGGAGGAATTCGTAAATGGCAAGTGAGATCGAGGTGCGCAATCAACTGCTGACCATTCTGTCGCGGATGTTGGAAACCCCGCCGCAGTACGCGCCCGGGGCGGACATATTCGAGGACTTCGGCCTCGATTCGCTCGACCAGATCGAGTTCCTGTTCAACGTCGAGGAATCCTTCGGAGTGAAGATCGCGGACGAGACCTTCGAAGGCGAAGGCCTGCGGGAGTTCGATCGCCTCGTGGCGCATCTCGCCGAAAGGCAGTCCGCCGCGAATTGACCCGGAACCGGTTCGGGACCGCATGATCCACGAAGTCGCCAGCGATCTGCCAAAGCTCGGTGCCCGTGACTATGTGCAGGGCGGCAGCATCTTGAACGCCATCCTCCGGTTGGCCGACGAAGTCATCGGACCTCGGTGGTTGGAGGGGACGACGATCGCGTCCTTCAAGCTGCAGCGCGAGAGCACGGGTAACGGCCGCTTCAGGCTGGCAGACGAACCGCTGGACGATCAGGACGGAGCGCACGCGAGCTTCGTTGCCCAGCGCCCGGGGTCGCGCCTCCACGTCTGCTACTACGACGAAGGCCGGCCAACCCGCCGGGAAGACTACGACGAGGAGTCGTATTACCGCGTCGTGACGGTAGGGGGCGACCTGTGTGGCGAGTTCGTCTTCCCGGGGGGGCGGCCGCGGGAGCACTTCGTTCGGGCCATGGTAGGAGCGAACAAACGAGTACACGAGAAGGCAGTCGGTTTTGGTGCGCCCCTCAAGCGCATCCAGTTCCTGTATCTGAAGGGGCTCGACGGCGTGGCCTTGCAACACGCGGATGCCGAGTATGCCGTACGTATCGACAACGTCTCCGTGCAGGAGCGCGATCGTGAGGTCTGGACGATCAACCGTATGGCGGTGACCGCGCCGCATGTCCGCACAGAGTTTCGCATTTGTTACCGTGCCGTAAGGGAGGTCGCGTGAAGGCGGACGCGACGACCGCAGCGGTGGCGGTCGCCGGTGGGGAGGTGCCGGCGACCGCTGCCGCCCCGCGGGCCGACCGGGCGTTCGTGTTCGCGCGCGAGCACGGCACGCGGGCGTCGGAGGTGAACCAGTTCTACAACGGCTTCACGGGCAAGGACCGTTCGCTGGCGGCGCACCGTTGGGAGTTCTTCGCAGGGCCGGGTGGACCGGCGCTGGTGTGGACGATCACCGAAGCGGTATCGCGGCGGATCGTCGGTCACCATGCCATCGTCCCGACGCCGATGGTGTGCCGCGGCGTCACGGTTCCCGGAGGGCGTACGGAA of the Candidatus Binatia bacterium genome contains:
- a CDS encoding NAD-dependent epimerase/dehydratase family protein, translated to MKVLVTGATGFLGRSIVARLQREAVEVRALVRPGRAGLPPDVEPCPGDLKDEASIATAVQGVDAVVHAGAKVDTSGKWEEFAEVNIRGTRRVISAARASGVGRIVHISSLSVYDVDRDGVTITEDSPYESEANARGHYSRSKLAADRLALTEARAGAPVVVLRPGLLYGPGKRPPLARQSFAVKGWKLILARPNYPLPMSYVDNTADAVWLALHCPDAIGQAFTIVDENIRQNELVSLYRAASGEVWRPVFLPVGTVALAAGVAERGLRLVRRRSPVTYHQVRRATDRAWYDCSRAEQVLGWRPAVPVHEGLRRTFESIRTLANAPAAA
- a CDS encoding sugar transferase — its product is MQAYARVPDQDLTLAQAGAAGENASRFERKITPLGEVAKHALDFVLVLIGVTLLLPVFAAVAALIKLDSRGPVFFRQRRAGRNGTFFRIYKFRTMVDGAYMMGSRLTTKRDPRITRVGQYLRWTKLDELPQLLNVLRGEMSLIGPRPEDPHFVEFYTPMQRNVLLARPGLVGPSQIMGRDETEDYPDGLRDTERYYVERILPDKLERDLEYVRTGTFWGDIWLLLHGLWATVFGAFRLEYLWRRRRRFALMAADLVFCMAAYVIGLLIRFDWGMPEAVWTWQALALTAVVMPPTLAYFGAYQGILSYFGLWDLLQLAKGVTAGVVAVAAFTYLTGMQQHPRSVFVIYWAVMFLMLGGLRFVLRLRARGRVRAHARRRKAIVVGAGTGGEHLLRALIGDPAAEYDVTACIDDSPERWGSRIHGVKVLGGPAELRLALSANGVQVVFVCLSDIDMPAAREIAEICADSGVDCRLLPALSELLNTDNFTVERPTLRAPGGEARCEA
- a CDS encoding Gfo/Idh/MocA family oxidoreductase; the protein is MSASRTLRVGLVGCGRIAHVHAGYLRQTPHVTFVGACDTNPESRETFTARWQVPTFADIDEMLSAAAPDAAHVVTPPASHVALAVRLLDAGLHVLVEKPLALSVVEVDRMLAAAQRRQRVLTANHNRWFDPVVAAARNLLDSGRLGALVGVDVFQGAAAGEADPAAGAHWSRALPGGMLYNLGPHPTYLLRNFVGPVQEIQVLSDADSAGQLREVRALVRGAAAVGSLTISLQTQPFMNRLTLYGTAMTAEVNLNNMTLLVRRTRRTPKLVGKVLPNLDEATQLVWATVVNTIEFLRGRQRYYPGMGLHFRALYEALAAGGVPPVSANEAREAVWLMEQIWQRAGASAGGPATEVAA
- a CDS encoding DUF5989 family protein — encoded protein: MGRLSKELFQFMKEDKLWWMSPILVLLLIVGSLLIVVQGSALAPLIYAMF
- a CDS encoding NAD(P)-dependent oxidoreductase; amino-acid sequence: MRDDLVLVTGGAGYIGSHLVRKLLRQGYRVRVLDKFLYGEHGISELRGDPNVEVRYGDICNIRDVVQAVNGVRAVVALAALVGDAACDLDPREALMTNFEATRCLLESSREAGVQRLVFASSCSVYGANGSELLHENSHLNPVSLYARTRIMSEEVLLHEHGPVEIVILRLSTVCGLSPRMRFDLMVNTITARAMVEGKVRIVGANQWRPHIHVQDAAEAFLASVDAPSEVAAGGIFNVGADHLNFTVGEVAAKVVEQVPGTVVEYFDRIEDRRSYRVCFDNIRDRLGFQPLHTVDDAIREVRTVLETGEVGDYGDEVYHNVKQLQRNSRQQTLSA
- a CDS encoding ketoacyl-ACP synthase III; translated protein: MIGIRDVACYLPEGTLHSADLRARLGFKPGFLEDKVGVEIRRISAPDESTSDMAVRAFERLRTRCPGEGFEDVGLLLFCTQNPDFKIPNTASLVQHRLGLPKSMLAFDIALACSGYVASIVTAKALMTELGVDKALVFTADPYSKIIDPEDRTTVALFGDAATVTVVQRGGRLSICKSAFGNDGGKYDALIVPNSGTAKIDGAAEVLRLDGRSIYELLKTEAPPNIRACAAINGLTLEAIDLFLFHQASAWLLRGLLEDLGLPAEKVPTNLRLIGNTVSSSIPLLLDEVMYGGGPLPRTMLMSGFGAGLAWASVVLRS
- a CDS encoding phosphopantetheine-binding protein, giving the protein MASEIEVRNQLLTILSRMLETPPQYAPGADIFEDFGLDSLDQIEFLFNVEESFGVKIADETFEGEGLREFDRLVAHLAERQSAAN